A genomic window from Schistocerca serialis cubense isolate TAMUIC-IGC-003099 chromosome 4, iqSchSeri2.2, whole genome shotgun sequence includes:
- the LOC126473862 gene encoding trithorax group protein osa-like, whose protein sequence is MASPDVLSEFYRLQNQQMQALLDALGQLVQGQRALQNDAAAAASPLPQPQHAVAPPFRNFQADVETWTEWSRQFGFHLAAYRIQATVPSGQRPWDPSTGSPHPQVLPTMPSILPHGDATLPPPVLQPAPPAVDASLQPPSASLGHAPPIASRDQLSSAMELLPTPDHMASLRVGYPDAMEVGPSAPPVSLRAHTPHVDVHPGLGFQAFPRSSRTECPGAGGTASPVVRLPTSSHTSTWGPPHGGRKPYNTTVHRFAGEECGVTARHHTC, encoded by the exons atggcttcgccagatgtactgtccgaattttatcgcttgcagaatcagcagatgcaggcgttattggatgcccttggacagctcgtccagggtcaacgtgcactgcaaaacgatgcggcagccgccgcttcaccgctaccgcagccacaacatgcagttgcaccaccattccgtaattttcaagcagacgtggaaacatggacggagtggtcacgccagtttggatttcatctcgccgcctacagaattcaag cgacggtgccgtctggtcagcgcccttgggacccatctactggctcgcctcatccccaggtgttaccgacgatgccttccattttgccccatggcgacgcgacgctgccgccgcctgtcctccagccggcgccgcccgcagtggacgcttcgctgcagccgccaagcgcctccctgggtcacgcgccgccgatcgcttcccgtgaccagctgtcctccgccatggaactcttgcccactccggaccacatggcgtctttgcgcgtcggataccccgacgcaatggaggtcggcccttcggcccctcctgtctctttacgggcgcatacaccgcatgttgacgtgcaccctggactaggttttcaggcgtttcctagatcctcTCGGACCGAATgcccgggtgcgggtggcacagcctcacctgttgttaggctccccacctcatcgcatacgtcaacatggggtcctccccacggcgggcggaagccttataacacgaccgttcaccgatttgcgggggaggaatgtggtgtcaccgccagacaccacacttgctag